From the Synechococcus sp. KORDI-49 genome, the window TTGTCTTTCTGGTTGTCATCTCCAAGGTCAATCTGGGCTTTCTTGACCTCGCCTTGGATGGTCAGCTTGTCCTTGCCACTCCCAAGATCCACCATGGTCTTGTTGGTCAGCGTCGCATCCTCACCAATCAAGATGTCATCTTTTCCGCCTCCGGCTTCGATGGTTGATTTCTTGATCACGCCTGAGTTGAATGTGGCCTTGTCTTTGCCCTCGGTCATCACGAAGGAGGTTTTTTCGACCAACTCAGCTGTGCTGACCAAGTCGGCTGTCAGTCCTTCCTCAAAACGCACTGTGGAGGATTTGAGTTTGCGTCCTCCAAAAACAACATTGGAGGAGCGCGATGTGAGGTCGAGATCAATGAGAGTATCGGTCAGCTCAATTTCAATGCCATCATCAGCTGATTCGAGAACCTTCAGTTTTTCCGTTTGGGAGGAGGGGATGGAAACGTCTCCACGCGGGGCCTGCGCGAGGATCCTGTCCCCACTTTGTGACTTCTCAAAGCCAGCAGATGTCTCGAGAGGGATGGCTTCAAACGAAGGTGCTGACCCGTTAGCAGCACCACCTGAGGAAGGGCTTGAAGCAGGTTGCGAAGGTGTGGCTGCAAAAGTAGGTGTTTGATCAGTGTTCTGTGGAGCAGATTGGCCCAGATCATCTCTGGTGAGTGCAATCAGCTGCTCAGCCGCATTGCCGGCGGCGTCGGTTGCCACGACCGTGAGGGCGTAGGCAGTCTTAACTTCGATCGGTTTTTGGGAATTCAGACGGATGTCGCCAGAGTCGGGATTGATCGTGAAGGAGGCTGCATCATCGTCGTTGTCAGGTTTCAAGCTGAACTTCAACGGCAACGGCGATGCGTCGTTAGCGACTGTTTTGTAGATGATTGATTGGCTACCGGCGTTGTCATCGCCTCCTGTTGGAGTCGCTCCTGATGTGATCACCGGAGACGTTGTGTCCACCGTGATAGTGAGAGGATCCGAAGTGGCAGTTTCACCATCGATCGTGGATGTTGCCGTGACAGTGTAGGTTCCATCTGTGAGGGCGACGTCATCGCCGAGGGTCAGATTCCAGACGCCAAGAGAATTAGCAACCCCCACCAGACTGAAGGTGCTTGTCGAGGTGTTCGGATTGCCGCTGGTGGTGATCCGGACTTCGACATCCGCACCTGAATCAGCGGTTCCGCTGAAACTGGGGTTGCCGGCATTGGTGATGTTGTCTGTTGATGAACGTCCACTGTCGTTTGTGAGATCTGGAGTGGAGACGGGGTCAATCACCCCACCAATTGTGATGGAGATGGCCTGATCCGTCGTACCACCCTGGTCATCGGTGACGCTGACGGTGAAGGTATCTGTGCCACTGAAGTCGGCCTTGGGGGTGTAGCTCCAGGTTCCAGTAGAAGCATCGATGGACGCATTCCCGTTGCTGGCCGCACGGCTGATCGAGAAGATGTTTTCGCTCGTCAGACCTTCCACATCCAGGGCAGTCAGTGTTCCTGTGATCGGGGTTGTGGAGTCTTCCTCACCTTGTCCACTGATATCACCTCCGATCGCAGCAGACTCGTTCGTCGCAGGGTCATCAACGCTGATCAGAATTGTCTGCTCAGTCGTGCTTCCAGTTGCATCGGTGATCTGGACAGCGAAAGTATCCGGGCCTCGATAGTCTTTTTTAGGGAAATAACTCCAGTAACCCGTCTCCTCGCTAATGGCTGCAGCCCCGCCTGTTGAGGTCGGTGAGCTTCCTTCTACGAGCTTAAAGCTGGACGATGTCCCGATCCGATTATCAGGATCCGTGACTTCGATTGTGCCTCGGATCGGCTGATCTTTCTCTGGATCACCGATGAAGGGGAGACCAGTACCAGACAGGTCACCGCTGATTACTGGAGCATCGGGTGTGGGATTAATGCTGATGGAGATCAGTTGTGATGTCGTGCCTCCGCCATCATCTGTGACTGTTACTGTGAAATCGTCCGAACCGTGAAAGTTGGCTGAGGGTGAATAAACCCAAGAACCACTCTCACGATTGATGGATGCTGTTCCGTTATCAGGAGAATTATTTGTTGCAATGGAGAAGTAGCTGCCGTCACTGAGTCCTTCTGGGTCTGTTGCTGAAATCTTCCCTGTGACGGAGGTGTCTTCATCGGTGGAGGCGGTGAGATTGCCAGTGATGGCTGCAGCTTCATCAACGTTATTGATCGTGAGGGCCACTGCCTTTTCGCTGTTACCCTCTTCACCATTCAGCGTGACAGTGAAGTTGTAGGAATTTTTGGTTTCAAAATCAGGAAATTCAGTCGGCTTAAGGGAAACGATGCCAGTGGATACGTCAATCGTGAAACTCTCGCTGTCATTAACATTCTTCAAGCCGTACATCATTGGGTATGGATAATCTTCTATTTGTGTGGTGTAAATTGGCTGAGGGGCTCCTGTATTCTCATTGATGCTCACTCTGCTTGGCGATGTGGCGATAGGAGCCAATTGAATATCTTGAACTTCCAGCGAAACTCGCTTTTCTGCTGTGTTGCCTGCTTGGTCGGTGGCGACGACAACAAAACCGTAGATATTGTCGGCTATATCTGGATTGCTGCCTGCATCCCTCGGGTTTTCGAAGTCTGGGTCAAAAGTCAGACGCACGTCACCCGTCAGTTCGTCGATGCTGAATAGTTCGCTGTCGTTTTGAGCATTGAAATCCTCTTCTTTGAGGGAAAATGTTATGTTTGCTGACGAAGGAGTTAAGATCTGGTCGCTTGTATCTGTTGCTGTCGCGCGGTAGATGACCTCGTTGTGATGCGAATTCTCTTGGATGAAGCCATCTTCTCCAGCTTTATCACCGGAAGTGATCACTGGGTCAATGCTGTCTGGATCATCTGTCGTCAGAGTGACATCAATGCTGGATTGCTCTGCTGGAATTTCAGAGGGCGAACCGTTTGCTGTTGATGCTTCTGATAGTGCCAGGCGAAAGATCTCATTGGCTTCATATGTTTTGTCCTGAGAGATATTAACGATGATCGTCTGATCTGTTTGATTTTCTGCGAAGTTAACAACTCCTCCAGGGAGTTGTGTTGCTTCGGGTGAGAAGTCCGATGCATCCGCCAGCGCTACTGTTGTTGAAACGCTGTCATCTGCAATGACATTCCAGTTCACGGAGCCGGCTGCTCTTGTATCGCCGGACCGACTGATCTTGAATGTGATTGGATTTGCAGAATCTTCAGTTCCTTCTTCCAGTGTTATGGCGTCAGACGTCCCTTCTGAATTGCTCAGGGCATAGATTGTTTTTGTGATAATACTAACTGGGGCCAATGCATCTCTGTTCTCCCAGCCTTCACCTGAGACTGTTCTAACAGAATTGAAAGCAATGAAGACATTGCCACTGGCGATCAGGTTCTCGGTTGGAGTGAACGTCGCAGTGTATATGGTTGGATCGGCTTCGCTCTGTTGAAGGTCAGTAAAATTACCTAGGCTGATGCCATCATCAGTTTTTGCTGAAATATCTGAGCTTGTAAAAGCACTTGTTTCGTTTAATACAAGCTCCTCGCTGAAGTTAAAGGTGAAGGTCGCGGTTTCACCATTCAGCAATTCGCTAGCGCTGCTTGTGATTTCGAGGGTGAGGGCCATGACCTGATGGGCACTAATTTGGAAGCTAACCGCGAGGCTGGGCGATTGCTATCCATGACTATAAAATCTTAGAGTTTGGTGAGCTTTAGTCAACACAGGAAGCAGTCTTTGCATAAAAGGTTGCTGCGTTTGTCATTCCTCACAAACCCATCGGCCCAAGCTTCTGACAACCCCTTGGAGTGTGCCGACTTGTCGATTGTCACAGTCTTTGCTCTGTTTGGGCCTGTTCGGACTCAATAGAGATGTCTATGACAGCTTTTTACCTAGACTCGGAAAACAATCATTCTCCAAATGGGCCGCCCTGGCATTGCCAAAGGCTTTGGTAGGTCTGGAAAACAGGGCGTCCCCGAGCACGCGGGCAACCCTCATGGCATCGATGCCGATGAAGCGTCTGCTTCCCGATCGCATCAGTCTCTTTATTTGCAGCATGTTCTCCCCTGTCTGGCTCGGGGAAATCTGAGCCAGGCAGAGCCCATCCTCAAGCTCCTGGCTCAATCAAAAACTGATGTAGCCGAGGTCTATCGAGATCTGGCCAATCTCTGTGAGTCTCAGCAGAGACTGGGAGAGTCGCTTGTCTACCGCGACCTTTGGCTCGACCACCCATCGGCAGACGAAACAGAACTGCTCAGGCAGTCAGAGACAGCCGATCACCTCGGGCGGAAGCAAACGGCAGCAAAGCTGTTTGAGGTGTTGCTCAAGCGTGGGCCGAAGTCGCAGTCTTCCCGCATCGCTGTCCTCCGACAGCTGATGCTTCAGGAGTGCTTTCTGGAAGCTCGTTCACACATTGAATCCTGGTTCGGCCAGACCTGTGATTCGGAAGTCCTTGAGTTGCTGTCCATCTGTGCCGTTGAGCTGAAGGAGTCTGAGCTCGCCTGCTGTTTAGCTCAGTCCTGTCTTCAGGAGCGCTCTTCAGCCATTGCCCATGCCGTTCTTGCTGCTGCCTTGCAACGCCAGTTTCGGGAACGTGAGGCCTATGACCATCTGAAAACTTCGATCGCACTCAGCTCTGATCCGCAGGCCTTGCCTTGGCCTGTCGCCCGATTGCTGGCAGGGGTCTGCCTCGAACAGAA encodes:
- a CDS encoding tandem-95 repeat protein — encoded protein: MALTLEITSSASELLNGETATFTFNFSEELVLNETSAFTSSDISAKTDDGISLGNFTDLQQSEADPTIYTATFTPTENLIASGNVFIAFNSVRTVSGEGWENRDALAPVSIITKTIYALSNSEGTSDAITLEEGTEDSANPITFKISRSGDTRAAGSVNWNVIADDSVSTTVALADASDFSPEATQLPGGVVNFAENQTDQTIIVNISQDKTYEANEIFRLALSEASTANGSPSEIPAEQSSIDVTLTTDDPDSIDPVITSGDKAGEDGFIQENSHHNEVIYRATATDTSDQILTPSSANITFSLKEEDFNAQNDSELFSIDELTGDVRLTFDPDFENPRDAGSNPDIADNIYGFVVVATDQAGNTAEKRVSLEVQDIQLAPIATSPSRVSINENTGAPQPIYTTQIEDYPYPMMYGLKNVNDSESFTIDVSTGIVSLKPTEFPDFETKNSYNFTVTLNGEEGNSEKAVALTINNVDEAAAITGNLTASTDEDTSVTGKISATDPEGLSDGSYFSIATNNSPDNGTASINRESGSWVYSPSANFHGSDDFTVTVTDDGGGTTSQLISISINPTPDAPVISGDLSGTGLPFIGDPEKDQPIRGTIEVTDPDNRIGTSSSFKLVEGSSPTSTGGAAAISEETGYWSYFPKKDYRGPDTFAVQITDATGSTTEQTILISVDDPATNESAAIGGDISGQGEEDSTTPITGTLTALDVEGLTSENIFSISRAASNGNASIDASTGTWSYTPKADFSGTDTFTVSVTDDQGGTTDQAISITIGGVIDPVSTPDLTNDSGRSSTDNITNAGNPSFSGTADSGADVEVRITTSGNPNTSTSTFSLVGVANSLGVWNLTLGDDVALTDGTYTVTATSTIDGETATSDPLTITVDTTSPVITSGATPTGGDDNAGSQSIIYKTVANDASPLPLKFSLKPDNDDDAASFTINPDSGDIRLNSQKPIEVKTAYALTVVATDAAGNAAEQLIALTRDDLGQSAPQNTDQTPTFAATPSQPASSPSSGGAANGSAPSFEAIPLETSAGFEKSQSGDRILAQAPRGDVSIPSSQTEKLKVLESADDGIEIELTDTLIDLDLTSRSSNVVFGGRKLKSSTVRFEEGLTADLVSTAELVEKTSFVMTEGKDKATFNSGVIKKSTIEAGGGKDDILIGEDATLTNKTMVDLGSGKDKLTIQGEVKKAQIDLGDDNQKDKVFVDSLDLITKKLVIKSFGQKDKLVIDGETYNKSAIEDEDQRIGKIRVRFLDATTNGSSKDDDSSDLTSVIASNGFDFL